The sequence CCTACCGGACGACGCTGACGCGACCGGCGGTGGCATCATCGCGGCCCTCGGCCTGGAACGAGCGGACATCGCCGCCGACGTACGGGTCGCCTCGCCCGGCATGCCACGACTCCTCGTCCCCGTCCGGGATCGCCGGACGCTGCTGTCCATGCAGCCCGACTTCGACCGGCTGGCAACCGAGTGTCGGCGACTCGGGTATCTCGGCTGCTTCACCTACGCGCTGTCGCCGACCGCGAGAACGGGCGCCGCCCGGATGTTCGCCCCAGCGATCGGCGTCGACGAGGACATCGCGAACGCCAACAGTGTCGGCTGCCTCGCCGCCCACCTGCTCGACACCTCCGGCAACGGCGCAATCGAAATCCACCAGGGTGACAGGTTCCAAAGCCCATCATCGGTCTTCGCCAGCGCGACATACACCGCAGACGGCATCGTCGCCAGAATCAGCGGATCGGTTGACCTCGGCCCGCCCATCGATCTCGGCTGACACCGGGTATACGTTCCCGGGCACGGGAAGCAGCGACGTGAGGATGACACATCGGTGGGCTGCCGGGGCTTTGCCTATTGGAACTGGAGTTGTGCGAGCCGTCGCTGAACCTGCCGTTCACCGGCCACCGGCCGACGCGTTTCGCGGAAGCCATCGCCGGGCGGCTGGGATCAGCGCTCGATGAGCAGCGGTGCGAGCCGGCGGATGGCGTCGTCGACGTCGGAGGCCGACGGTGCGGCGACATAGCTGAGCCGGACATGGCGGAGGCTGTTGCCGGTGGCGGAGAAGTTTCCGGCAGGTAGTGCCGGTCACGGTCGTACGCCGGCCGCAGGGCAGCGGCCGACGCCGCGCGGACGACCGGCAGGTGCTGGCGGCCATCGTGCACGTCGCCCGTCAGGCCCAGGTGTGGGCCAACCTCGGTTCTGCCTGGTCGCTGAACCTTCGGCGGGGGCGAGTTGCTCGCACACGGCTTCGACGCGGTTCTGCGCGACGGTCCGGCCAATGGTCTGCGGGACCAGGGCGGCTCACCGTGGGGTGATCAGTGGGGCGTAGTCAGTTCGGCTGAGCGGCTGTTCGGACAGTGAACCGTCGGCGCGGGGCACGCCCAACGGCCTGCCGTCGCGCAGGAACGCCACGCTGGTGACGTCATCGCGGCTGGTGAGGGTGCAGACAATCTGCCCGAAGGCGAGGACCTCGTCGCTGCGCCCGGCGTCATCGCCGGGTTCGTCGACCGTGACGCCCGCCTGGGTACCGGTCACTGTCGCACCGGCGGCGTTGACCGCACCCGGCAGTGCGCTGGTCAGGTCGGTGTCACGTTCGGCCTCGGTGGGCCCGGCGAGCAGGTGCCGCAGGTGGTCCTCGATGGTGGGTGGGCGGTCCACGCGCCGGAGCACCGGGACGATCCGGTTGTCGCGGACCAGGCAGACGGTCTCGGTGGCCGGGCCGACCGGTGCGGTCTCGGCGGGGGCGGAGGTCGGGAACGGCCCGCGCGGCGGTTGCACGACGCGGGGTGCGTTGTCGGTGGGGATGCCACAACCGGTCAGCAGCCCGACGAGCCCCACGGCGAGAAATCGGCGGCGGTTCACGTCAGGCTCTCCGGCAGCGTGACGCGGAAGCGGGCGCCCCCGCCGGGGCGGTCGGTGACCGTAACGCGTCCGCCGTGTGCGGCGGCGTGCTGGGCGACCAGTGCCAGGCCGAGTCCGGTGCCGTCGCCGGCACCCCGGGTGTTGGCGGCCCGCCCTCGGACGAAACGGTCGAAGATCACCTCTCGGTCCTCGACAGGCACACCCGGGCCGTCGTCCTGGACCTCGATGACGCCCACGCTGCCGTCGCGATCGAGCAGAACACACGTCGGCCCACCGCCGTAGGTGACGGCGTTGTCCAACAGGTTCGCCAGCACCTGCGCGACACGCCGCGGCTCGACCAACCACGTCGCGGACACCTCCGGTGCGAGGCGGACGATCGACGCTGGCAGATCCAGGGCATGGCAGGCGTCCCTGGCCAGCGCCACGACGTCCACGGGAGCCCGGTGGGCGGGCTGGTCGCTGCGGGCCAGGTCGATCAGGTCGTTGACGAGCCGCTGAAAGCGGTCGATCTCGTCGGCGACCAGGCCCGCCGCGATCGCCGTTCGCTCGTCCTGCTGTTCTCGACGACGGGCCAGGACGCTGGCTGCGGCGGCGAGGGTCTGCAACGGGGAGCGCAGCTCGTGGCTGACGTCGGCGGCGAAACGTCGGTCGCGCTCGATGCGGTGGGCGAGGCGGTCGACCATCTGGTTGAACGAGGAGGACAGGCGGGTCAGGTCAGGGTCGCTGGCCGTGTCGAGGCGTGCGGTGAAATCACCGCCGGCGATCTTCTCGGCAGCATCAGCGACAGCCGTCAGTGGGCGCAGCCCGTGCCGGGTGGCGTACCAGCCGAGGGCCGCGCCGGATCCGGCGACCATGATCGCGACGGTGGTCAGCGCGAGCGCCAGGACCTGAAAAGTCTGTTCCAGCTCCCGCAGCGAGTTGACCTCGAAGTACGTCGCTGTCGCGGAGAGGGGAACGCCGACGACCAGGGCGGATTGTCCGTCAACGCGGACCCGCTGCACCGCTGGCTTCCCGGACGCCACGAGACGTCGTAAATCGACGGGGATGGCGGCAGTGGGGCCGGGATCCGCAGTGCGGGCGTACCACTCGCCGTTGAGGTGTAGCACCGGGCGGCGGCCACCTCCGGTGTCCAGCGACCGGAGCACCTGTACGACGTCGGGGGTGTCGGTGTCGATCCCGGCACGGACGACTGTCGCGTCGAAGTACGCCGCGCGCAGAGCCGCACGTTCCCGCTCGTCGATCAGGGAGCGGCGGGTCAACTCGTACGAGACCAGGGCCATCGACGCGGCGAGCAGGAGGGCCCCGACGGCGAATGCGGCGGTGACCCGGGTACGCAGTCCGAGGCGTCTCATCGCTGCAACTTGTAACCGAGACCCCGCAGGGTGACCAGATGGCGCGGGTTCGCCGGATCCGGCTCGATCTTCTGCCGCAGTCGGCCCACATGCACGTCGACGAGCCGTTCGTCGCCGCTGTCGTACCCCCAGACCCGTTCCAGCAGTTGCTGGCGGGACAGCACCCGGCCGGCGTGCTCTGCCAACTCGCACAGCAGCCGGAACTCCGTGCGGGTGACCGGTACGGGTTGGCCGGCTCGGCGCACCTCTCCCCCGTCAGGGCTGATCTCCAGTTCGCCGACGACGAGCACGGGCACCGGCGCCGGCGTGTGCCCCGCGACGCCGCTACGGGCCCGGCGGCGCAGGGCGCGCAGCCGAGCGGCCAGTTCCTTGATCGCCACCGGCTTGACGACGTAGTCGTCAGCGCCGGCTTCGAGGGCGGCGACAATGTCGCGGGTGTCGTCCCGGGCACTGACCACCACGATCGGGACGTCGTCGTCACGGCGCAGCTGCCGAATACATTCGAAGCCGTCGAGACCGGGCAGCATCAGGTCGACCAGCACGTAGTCGGCGGGGTCGCGGCGCTGCGCACGCAGCCCCTCCTCGGCCGTCGCCGCGCCCACCGCGTCGTAACCCTCGTCCTCCAGTGCGAGCAACAACGCCAAGCGGATGCGGTCGTCGTCCTCGATCACCAGTACGGCCGTCATACCCGGCATCATCCCCAGCCGACCGGCTCGGTGGCCAACCGTGGCGTCCGGTTGGCCGATTTGTCACGGAACTGTCACAGATCCGCGTGGTGGCCGCCAAACCCGCTCGGCAGGGTGACAGACGACCGGATCCGCGAGGGAGAGGGGTGCGCCTGTGACAGGGCCACTGGCAACCACGCCATGCACGCTGCCGCTGGTCGAGGTACGCGTCACCGAGTTCGACCTTGCTTGCATGCCGGCGACCGGAGCAGTGTTCGACCGCCTGCTCGCCCTGCATCCCGCACAGGTGGTGGTCGACCTGTCCGGATGCCGGCACATCGATGCCGCTGCGATCGGCCTGCTACTCGATGTGCACCGGCGGCTGGCCCGCGCCGACGGGGTCCTCACCGTCCGCGATCCGAACCCGCGCATTCGGCGCATCCTGCACGCCGCCCGCCTGGACCAGATCCTTCCGGTCGTCGACACTGCCCCATCGTCGCCGCCCGGCACCCCGCCGGGCGGGCAGGAACTCAGCCGCACCCAGCCGACGCTGGTCGCTCATGGTCGCGCCTCGGTAAAGGTCGCTCACTGACGACCGCCAGCCGGCTCCCCTGCCCGCCATCGGGGAAACGTCACGCTCGAGAGCGGGCCTCCGCATCGCTCCGCACGATCGCCGTGTCCCACCCCGTCGGTAGACATGGCCCCAGGAAGGACCAGCAGAATGACAGTTGTCCCGGACGACCACCTGATGACCCTGATCTGCGACACCTGCGGCGACACCGTCAAGGCCACCGCGTGCGTGCTCCCCGATGCCGAGGTCGTCTGGACCCTGGTGTCCGAACAGGGCTGGAGCGGTTCCCCCTTCGCTACCGGCCCACACCGCTGCCCACACTGCAGCCTC comes from Micromonospora vinacea and encodes:
- a CDS encoding PhzF family phenazine biosynthesis protein → MAGPPVVVVNACTRYGRGGSPTTVVIDDAMLIDDERHAIARRAGTSHTAFIDTSTADPPRVRFFTSAGELTNCGHGIIAAQAVLLDRSGATEHHGRQCTGGRTFATTAIRRHDGIEVWFDQGVIALPDDADATGGGIIAALGLERADIAADVRVASPGMPRLLVPVRDRRTLLSMQPDFDRLATECRRLGYLGCFTYALSPTARTGAARMFAPAIGVDEDIANANSVGCLAAHLLDTSGNGAIEIHQGDRFQSPSSVFASATYTADGIVARISGSVDLGPPIDLG
- a CDS encoding GerMN domain-containing protein, producing MNRRRFLAVGLVGLLTGCGIPTDNAPRVVQPPRGPFPTSAPAETAPVGPATETVCLVRDNRIVPVLRRVDRPPTIEDHLRHLLAGPTEAERDTDLTSALPGAVNAAGATVTGTQAGVTVDEPGDDAGRSDEVLAFGQIVCTLTSRDDVTSVAFLRDGRPLGVPRADGSLSEQPLSRTDYAPLITPR
- a CDS encoding sensor histidine kinase produces the protein MRRLGLRTRVTAAFAVGALLLAASMALVSYELTRRSLIDERERAALRAAYFDATVVRAGIDTDTPDVVQVLRSLDTGGGRRPVLHLNGEWYARTADPGPTAAIPVDLRRLVASGKPAVQRVRVDGQSALVVGVPLSATATYFEVNSLRELEQTFQVLALALTTVAIMVAGSGAALGWYATRHGLRPLTAVADAAEKIAGGDFTARLDTASDPDLTRLSSSFNQMVDRLAHRIERDRRFAADVSHELRSPLQTLAAAASVLARRREQQDERTAIAAGLVADEIDRFQRLVNDLIDLARSDQPAHRAPVDVVALARDACHALDLPASIVRLAPEVSATWLVEPRRVAQVLANLLDNAVTYGGGPTCVLLDRDGSVGVIEVQDDGPGVPVEDREVIFDRFVRGRAANTRGAGDGTGLGLALVAQHAAAHGGRVTVTDRPGGGARFRVTLPESLT
- a CDS encoding response regulator transcription factor; this encodes MTAVLVIEDDDRIRLALLLALEDEGYDAVGAATAEEGLRAQRRDPADYVLVDLMLPGLDGFECIRQLRRDDDVPIVVVSARDDTRDIVAALEAGADDYVVKPVAIKELAARLRALRRRARSGVAGHTPAPVPVLVVGELEISPDGGEVRRAGQPVPVTRTEFRLLCELAEHAGRVLSRQQLLERVWGYDSGDERLVDVHVGRLRQKIEPDPANPRHLVTLRGLGYKLQR
- a CDS encoding STAS domain-containing protein, with product MTGPLATTPCTLPLVEVRVTEFDLACMPATGAVFDRLLALHPAQVVVDLSGCRHIDAAAIGLLLDVHRRLARADGVLTVRDPNPRIRRILHAARLDQILPVVDTAPSSPPGTPPGGQELSRTQPTLVAHGRASVKVAH